One genomic window of Halovivax cerinus includes the following:
- a CDS encoding DUF488 family protein produces MSVRTTYFGGLSQFEPDDDAEVIGVVRRPKPFLDRLIDRNVPALGPPANLLHAYKTVEASAEDDGAPFPSHVAWQTVDFERRYLSYVRSYPGPCTLVEELRAVATERDLWLVCWEKDCRWCHRRLLAKEIVAELEDVEIVHHPDPTTINPCNADRTTEEERESPRNAVLSAFPSTEA; encoded by the coding sequence GTGAGCGTCCGGACGACCTATTTCGGCGGACTCAGTCAGTTCGAACCCGACGACGATGCCGAGGTGATCGGCGTCGTGCGGCGTCCGAAGCCGTTTCTCGACCGACTCATCGACAGGAACGTTCCTGCACTCGGTCCGCCGGCGAATCTGCTCCACGCGTACAAGACGGTCGAAGCCTCCGCCGAGGATGATGGTGCACCATTTCCGAGCCACGTGGCCTGGCAAACCGTCGACTTCGAACGGCGGTATCTGAGCTACGTTCGATCGTATCCGGGTCCGTGTACTCTGGTCGAGGAACTGCGGGCTGTCGCGACCGAGCGAGACCTCTGGCTCGTCTGCTGGGAGAAGGACTGCCGGTGGTGTCACCGGCGACTGCTCGCGAAGGAGATCGTTGCCGAGCTCGAGGACGTCGAGATCGTCCACCATCCGGATCCGACGACGATCAATCCCTGCAACGCGGACCGGACGACGGAGGAAGAGAGGGAGTCACCACGTAACGCGGTGCTCTCGGCGTTCCCTTCGACGGAGGCGTAG